Proteins encoded together in one Carya illinoinensis cultivar Pawnee chromosome 3, C.illinoinensisPawnee_v1, whole genome shotgun sequence window:
- the LOC122302439 gene encoding transmembrane emp24 domain-containing protein p24delta7-like, protein MCGLVMNLHDLIVRRIGILIIFTMSAESMRFDLKSGATKCISEDIKGNAMTVGKYHVVYSNTESFPVPDTHKINVRVNSPHGHSYHYENRVESGNFAFTGVETGDYIACFWTPDHKPPVTVVVDFDWKTGIAAKDWSNVAKKGQIEEMELELKKLYETVSSIHDEMFYLRDREEEMQQLNRATNSKMATFSFLSLVVCLSVAGLQLWHLKTFFQRKKVI, encoded by the exons ATGTGTGGTTTAGTAATGAATCTGCATGATCTGATTGTAAGGCGCATaggaatattaataatattcacAATGTCTGCGGAATCGATGCGTTTCGACCTTAAATCGGGCGCCACAAAATGCATATCGGAGGACATCAAGGGCAACGCCATGACCGTGGGCAAGTACCACGTCGTCTATTCCAATACTGAAAGCTTTCCCGTCCCCGATACCCACAAGATCAACGTCAGG GTCAATTCGCCTCACGGTCATAGTTATCACTACGAGAATCGAGTGGAATCTGGTAATTTTGCATTTACTGGGGTTGAAACTGGTGATTACATAGCTTGCTTTTGGACCCCTGATCATAAACCCCCGGTGACAGTGGTGGTTGATTTTGATTGGAAAACTGGCATTGCTGCAAAAGACTGGTCTAACGTTGCTAAGAAAGGCCAGATTGAA GAGATGGAACTTGAGTTGAAGAAATTGTATGAGACTGTCTCATCCATTCATGATGAGATGTTTTATCTTCGTGACAG GGAGGAAGAAATGCAACAACTCAATAGAGCAACCAACTCCAAGATGGCTACCTTTAGTTTCCTCTCGCTTGTGGTTTGCTTGTCAGTAGCTGGTTTGCAGTTATGGCATCTGAAGACATTCTTCCAGAGAAAGAAGGTTATCTAA